The following proteins are co-located in the Camelina sativa cultivar DH55 chromosome 12, Cs, whole genome shotgun sequence genome:
- the LOC104730650 gene encoding uncharacterized RNA-binding protein C25G10.01-like, with the protein MGKKRSKAKSSTDVEEIGGDDMLIALKKQKIHKKKSQESNEDEKIISKDDIKKLTKSIKELSETVKKLQEILLTKADLLDQVSLKAKESPMKKEEEIVTCGFDCEEFKGNNSSTIFVKGFQQLQSRDDIKEALTTIFSSFGVVTRVFVPIECKTRVPLGFAFINLRGGEGNDKALELNGRRMGGRKLEVKMAREAEEFYAYPGFNGCGRCIRFICPHLTGHQEDDIFSWL; encoded by the exons ATGGGGAAGAAGCGCTCCAAGGCGAAATCTTCAACT gaTGTTGAGGAAATTGGTGGTGATGACATGCTAATTGCCCTGAAAAAACAGAAGATACACAAGAAGAAATCTCAG GAAAGTaatgaagatgaaaaaattATCTCGAAAGAT gatataaaaaaattgacgaAATCTATCAAAGAGCTGTCTGAAACCGTGAAAAAACTACAGGAGATTCTTTTGACAAAAGCCGATCTACTAGATCAGGTTTCATTGAAg gcGAAAGAATCCCCAATgaaaaaggaggaagagatAGTCACTTGTGGTTTTGATTGTGAAGAATTCAAGGGAAACAATTCTAGTACCATTTTCGTTAAGGGATTTCAACAGTTGCAATCTAGAGATGATATCAAGGAGGCATTGACTACCATTTTCAGTTCTTTTGGAGTCGTCACAAGGGTTTTTGTTCCCATAGAGTGTAAAACCCGTGTTCCCTTAGGATTTGCTTTCATTAATCTGAGAGGTGGTGAAGGCAATGACAAGGCGTTAGAACTGAATGGAAGGCGCATGGGAGGAAGGAAACTTGAGGTGAAGATGGCTAGAGAAGCCGAAGAATTCTATGCCTACCCTGGCTTCAATGGGTGTGGACGATGTATAAGATTTATATGCCCTCATCTCACCGGCCACCAGGAGGACGATATCTTTTCATGGTTATAG
- the LOC104730649 gene encoding universal stress protein PHOS34-like, translating into MNPDSDYPHLPNIKIHHPSSPRHSPHHSSSTPSAATPTPTAGARRKIGVAVDLSEESAFAVRWAVDHYIRPGDAVVILHVSPTSVLFGADWGPLPLQTTPPPPSDPEAQPKPSQEDFDAFTSSKVADLAKPLKEAGFPHKIHIVKDHDMRERLCLETERLNLSAVIMGSRGFGAEKKGSDGKLGSVSDYCVHHCVCPVVVVRYPDDRDGPSPPGNVGGTREAIVTVKSRRDDDDDDDEDDDAKTSDAPAHHEHIKDE; encoded by the exons ATGAATCCAGATTCCGATTACCCTCACCTCCCAAACATCAAGATCCACCACCCTTCATCACCTCGTCACTCTCCCCACCACTCTTCCTCTACTCCTTCCGCCGCTACTCCAACCCCAACCGCCGGTGCTCGTCGTAAGATCGGTGTCGCCGTTGACCTCTCCGAAGAAAGCGCTTTCGCCGTTCGTTGGGCCGTTGACCATTACATCCGTCCCGGTGACGCCGTCGTCATTCTCCACGTCTCTCCAACCTCCGTTCTCTTCGGCGCCGATTGGGGACCTCTCCCTCTCCAAaccactcctcctcctccttccgaTCCCGAAGCTCAACCCAAACCTAGCCAAGAAGATTTCGATGCTTTCACATCATCCAAAGTAGCGGATCTAGCGAAACCGTTGAAAGAAGCTGGGTTCCCTCATAAGATCCATATAGTGAAAGATCACGATATGAGAGAGAGGCTTTGTTTAGAGACTGAAAGGCTTAACCTTAGTGCTGTGATTATGGGAAGTAGAGGTTTTGGTGCTGAGAAGAAAGGAAGTGATGGCAAGCTTGGCTCTGTTAGTGATTATTGTGTTCACcattgtgtttgtcctgttgtTGTGGTTAGATACCCTGATGATCGTGATGGTCCTTCTCCTCCTGGGAACGTTGGTGGTACTAGGGAAGCTATTGTCACTGTTAAATCACGtagggatgatgatgatgatgatgatgaagatgatgacgcTAAGACTTCTGATGCTCCTGCTCATCATGAACACATCAAAG ATGAGTAA